A section of the Hevea brasiliensis isolate MT/VB/25A 57/8 chromosome 17, ASM3005281v1, whole genome shotgun sequence genome encodes:
- the LOC110656334 gene encoding truncated transcription factor CAULIFLOWER A isoform X1, which produces MGRGKVDLKRIENPTSRHVTFSKRRNGILKKAFELSILCDAEVCLLVFSATGKAYQFASHDTDRTIARYRREVGLLGSNDQYCRTMEFWRNEIEELERTIATTETGLKHLCGEDISTLGMKELKQLERQLKTGVERIRSKKRRIITEHINLLKRKHRALQEGNTRLQKRIKLQELRDASIGTGILDPNPCNAFQQRVVDDGILH; this is translated from the exons ATGGGGAGAGGGAAGGTGGATCTGAAGAGAATAGAGAATCCAACAAGCAGACATGTAACCTTTTCCAAGAGGAGAAATGGCATTCTAAAGAAAGCCTTCGAGCTTTCAATTCTTTGTGATGCTGAAGTTTGCCTGCTTGTCTTCTCTGCCACTGGAAAGGCTTACCAGTTTGCAAGTCATGA CACGGATAGGACCATTGCTAGGTACCGGAGAGAAGTGGGACTGCTCGGATCAAATGACCAGTACTGCAGAACCATGGAG TTTTGGAGAAATGAGATTGAAGAGTTAGAGAGAACAATAGCTACCACGGAAACAGGACTCAA GCACCTCTGTGGAGAAGATATATCAACGTTGGGCATGAAAGAGTTAAAACAGCTCGAGAGACAATTAAAGACTGGGGTTGAGCGCATCCGCTCTAAGAAG AGACGCATTATTACGGAGCACATCAACTTGCTGAAGAGAAAG CATAGAGCCCTGCAAGAAGGGAATACTCGTCTCCAGAAAAGA ATTAAGTTGCAGGAACTTCGTGATGCAAGCATAGGCACGGGAATTCTGGACCCAAATCCATGTAATGCATTTCAGCAAAG GGTTGTTGATGATGGAATTCTCCATTAA
- the LOC110656345 gene encoding uncharacterized protein LOC110656345: protein MADWGPVLIAVVLFVLLTPGLLFQIPGKNRVVEFGNMQTSGASIVVHAIIYFGLITIFLIAIGVHVYTG, encoded by the coding sequence ATGGCAGATTGGGGGCCAGTGCTAATAGCAGTGGTGCTGTTCGTGCTGTTAACGCCAGGGCTGTTGTTTCAGATACCTGGAAAGAATAGGGTGGTTGAGTTTGGGAACATGCAGACAAGCGGCGCTTCTATTGTTGTTCATGCTATTATCTATTTTGGTCTCATCACTATCTTCCTAATTGCAATTGGAGTCCACGTCTACACTGGCTAG
- the LOC110656334 gene encoding truncated transcription factor CAULIFLOWER A isoform X2 — protein MGRGKVDLKRIENPTSRHVTFSKRRNGILKKAFELSILCDAEVCLLVFSATGKAYQFASHDTDRTIARYRREVGLLGSNDQYCRTMEFWRNEIEELERTIATTETGLKHLCGEDISTLGMKELKQLERQLKTGVERIRSKKRRIITEHINLLKRKHRALQEGNTRLQKRLQELRDASIGTGILDPNPCNAFQQRVVDDGILH, from the exons ATGGGGAGAGGGAAGGTGGATCTGAAGAGAATAGAGAATCCAACAAGCAGACATGTAACCTTTTCCAAGAGGAGAAATGGCATTCTAAAGAAAGCCTTCGAGCTTTCAATTCTTTGTGATGCTGAAGTTTGCCTGCTTGTCTTCTCTGCCACTGGAAAGGCTTACCAGTTTGCAAGTCATGA CACGGATAGGACCATTGCTAGGTACCGGAGAGAAGTGGGACTGCTCGGATCAAATGACCAGTACTGCAGAACCATGGAG TTTTGGAGAAATGAGATTGAAGAGTTAGAGAGAACAATAGCTACCACGGAAACAGGACTCAA GCACCTCTGTGGAGAAGATATATCAACGTTGGGCATGAAAGAGTTAAAACAGCTCGAGAGACAATTAAAGACTGGGGTTGAGCGCATCCGCTCTAAGAAG AGACGCATTATTACGGAGCACATCAACTTGCTGAAGAGAAAG CATAGAGCCCTGCAAGAAGGGAATACTCGTCTCCAGAAAAGA TTGCAGGAACTTCGTGATGCAAGCATAGGCACGGGAATTCTGGACCCAAATCCATGTAATGCATTTCAGCAAAG GGTTGTTGATGATGGAATTCTCCATTAA